The following DNA comes from Streptomyces sp. Ag109_O5-10.
TGTACCGGTCGACCACCGACTGGTCCGGCGCGTCCGTGACCTGCCCGATGCTGCTGAGCCGCTCCTGGAGCATGGCGGTACCCACCCCGAAGCCGCCCACCAGCACCACACCGGCCGCGACCGCGACCGCCGCCACCTTCAGGGCCCGCCGCAGCCCGGCCAGGGCGAGCTGCACACCGCAGGTCAGGACCGTGGCGATCCAGGCGCCCCGGCTGAAGGAGACGGCCAGCGGCAGCAGCAGCCCGAGCGCGCACGCCCCCGCCGCCACCCGCTGCCGTACCGGGGAACGCCCGAGCGCCAGCCCGAGCGCGCAGACCAGGCCGAACGACACCACCGTCGCCATGCCCATCACGTCCTGCGGCCCGAAGGTGCCGACCGCGCGGATCTCCTCGCCCTGGTACGACGCCCCGGTGCCGGTGACGTACTGGTGCAGCCCGACCGCGCCCTGCCAGACCGCGAGCCCCACGAACGACCAGGCGAGGAGCCGGAAGTCGGCACGGTCCCGGACCAGCAGCACGACGGCGGCGGGGACCAGGACGAACACCTGGAGGTAGCGGCCGAGGCCGGTCAGCCCGGCGCCGGGCGAGGCCGCGCCCATCGCCGCGACGGCCAGTCCCACGACCGGCAGGCCGAGCACCGCCACGGCCGTGGCGGACAGCGGGCGCCGCCGCTCCCGCAGCGTGCGCAGCGCGGCGTACAGCACCACAAGGGCGGACACCGCGTCGGCGGGCCCCGCACCGCCCTCCTCGCCGCCCGGGGCGAGCGGCAGCGCGAGGACCGCGAGCACGGCGACCGCGGCCAGCACCGGCGGCAGCCGCAGCGGCCTGGCCGGTGACAGTGCGAAGCTCATTCTCAGCTCCCCGTCGAGCGCACGAGCGCGGCCGCGGTGCGCAGCAGGATGCAGACGTCCTGCCACAGCGACCAGTTGTCGATGTAGGCGTTGTCGAAGCGGGCCCGGTCCTCGATGGAGGTGTCGCCGCGCAGCCCGTTGATCTGGGCGAGTCCCGTGATGCCGGTCTGCATCCGGTGGCGGGCCGCGTAGCCCGGGTAGGTCTGGCTGAACTGGCCGACGAAGTAGGGCCGTTCGGGGCGCGGGCCGACCAGGCTCATGTCGCCCCAGAGCACGTTCCACAACTGCAGCAGCTCGTCCAGGGAGGTCTGGCGCAGGAAGCGGCAGAAGCGGCTCATCTGGATCTCGCCGGCCACGCTCCAGCGGGTGGCGGCCTCGTGCTCGTCGACCGGGCGGTGGGTGCGCAGCTTCAGCAGGGTGAAGGGGC
Coding sequences within:
- a CDS encoding O-antigen ligase codes for the protein MSFALSPARPLRLPPVLAAVAVLAVLALPLAPGGEEGGAGPADAVSALVVLYAALRTLRERRRPLSATAVAVLGLPVVGLAVAAMGAASPGAGLTGLGRYLQVFVLVPAAVVLLVRDRADFRLLAWSFVGLAVWQGAVGLHQYVTGTGASYQGEEIRAVGTFGPQDVMGMATVVSFGLVCALGLALGRSPVRQRVAAGACALGLLLPLAVSFSRGAWIATVLTCGVQLALAGLRRALKVAAVAVAAGVVLVGGFGVGTAMLQERLSSIGQVTDAPDQSVVDRYTLWAAATGMWREHPVTGVGLKNFPAYRDSHASLALSSGSDTEGAGTAYRKQPLLSPHNMYLLVLSEQGLLGLLALAGSWLALLACGLRGLWRVRGGDGLDCALVGCGLLIWQLVDFAYADIGGPSTVLTAVLFGAVGWWALAGAERAE